One Vigna unguiculata cultivar IT97K-499-35 chromosome 11, ASM411807v1, whole genome shotgun sequence DNA window includes the following coding sequences:
- the LOC114168646 gene encoding probable serine/threonine protein kinase IRE — protein MSSNPPPPPHSSHKPGQDHPAPGKPSSPAGRAKLLKIPPIPIRRSNLGNEEEEEEEDECSESSSILLASSLGLNNIRTRSSASPLRYSSSVGAPSFLTQNAAVTINDARFRSKFNSHPKRDLGEKAHLNQTKSLRAHSQLIPVLEGHHGAFAKEMQSPRFQEILRLTSGRKKRNPDIKSFSHELNSKGVRPFPIWKHRAFGHMEEVMGAIRAKFEKLKEEVDSDLGGFAGDLVGILEKNLVCDREWRERLEDLLIVAQQCAKMSATQFWIKCESIVQNLDDKRQELPVGILKQAHTRLLFILTRCTRLVQFQKESGFEQDHILGLHQLSDLGVYSEQILKAAQQNSSIPPAGHETADKQLKMSRSKEKDKPMTTQGKADQQVSVAVGNPEVSTAKSVESTSGSYRMSSWRKFPTAEKKRKDQDAADTPPSKGEMDNLQVNAENLDTSSCHPDNSQSSSRTRKISWGFWGDHHTLAYGDSMICRICEVEIPIVHVEEHSRICTIADRCDLKGLTVNERLERVCETIERIMESWTPKSTPKSTDTPGESFDLASSNVLEEFNDLSLEKNNLTLRCSEDILDSTTDPDNTFLMDDLNLSPRTSCEARICVKPDHGTKVSSAGSLTPRSPLVTPRTTQVEMLLSGRRTLSELESCEQISKLVEIARAVANVNNCDYSALEYMLDRLEDLKYAIQDRKVDALIVETFGRRIEKLLQEKYISLCGQIEDEKVDSSTSVADEESSVEDDAVRSLRASPINTCSKDRTSIEDFEIIKPISRGAFGRVFLTRKRATGDLFAIKVLKKADMIRKNAVQSILAERDILISVRNPFVVRFFYSFTCRENLYLVMEYLNGGDLYSMLRNLGCLDENMTRVYIAEVVLALEYLHSLNVIHRDLKPDNLLIGQDGHIKLTDFGLSKVGLINSTDDLSAPSFSAILEDNDKPKPRHSSKREDRQRQSVVGTPDYLAPEILLGMGHGATADWWSVGVIMYELLVGIPPFNAEHPQQIFDNIINRDIQWPKIPDEMSFEAYDLINKLLNENPVQRLGATGATEVKRHAFFKDTNWDTLARQKAMFIPSAEALDTSYFMSRYIWNPEDEHCLGGSDFDEISGSGSSGSGSAVLDEDGDECGSLAEFGAPPLEVQFSFSNFSFKNLSQLASINYDLVIKNSTRESTQ, from the exons ATGTCGTCCAACCCTCCCCCGCCGCCGCACTCTTCGCACAAACCCGGTCAAGACCATCCTGCGCCTGGGAAACCGTCATCGCCCGCCGGAAGAGCTAAGCTCCTGAAGATCCCGCCCATTCCTATTCGACGGAGTAATTTAGGCAatgaagaggaggaagaagaggaagatgaaTGCTCTGAATCTTCTTCCATCTTGCTCGCGTCCTCTTTAGGGCTGAATAATATTCGAACGCGTTCTTCCGCTTCGCCTCTTCGCTATTCCTCCTCCGTTGGCGCTCCTTCCTTCCTCACACAGAATGCTGCTGTCACTATCAATGACGCCAGATTTAGATCCAAATTTAATTCCCATCCGAAAAGAGACCTAG GGGAAAAAGCTCATTTGAATCAAACCAAATCGCTCAGAGCTCATTCGCAACTCATTCCTGTGCTAGAG GGTCATCATGGAGCTTTCGCCAAAGAAATGCAATCCCCACGTTTTCAGGAAATCCTGCGACTTACTAGTGGACGCAAAAAGAGAAATCCTGATATCAAAAGCTTTTCCCATGAACTCAACTCCAAGGGAGTCAGACCATTTCCAATCTGGAAACATCGTGCCTTTGGCCACATGGAG GAAGTCATGGGGGCGATTAGAGCTAAGTTTGAGAAATTAAAGGAAGAGGTTGATTCTGACTTGGGTGGTTTCGCTGGAGATTTGGTGGGCATTCTTGAAAAAAACTTAGTGTGTGATCGTGAATGGAGAGAGAGGCTGGAGGATCTGTTGATTGTTGCTCAACAATGTGCAAAGATGTCTGCTACCCAGTTTTGGATCAAATGCGAATCTATAGTTCAAAATCTAGATGACAAACGTCAAGAATTGCCAGTGGGGATACTCAAGCAAGCTCATACACGCCTACTGTTTATTCTCACTCGTTGCACTCGATTAGTGCAATTTCAGAAGGAAAGCGGATTTGAACAAGACCACATTCTGGGTCTTCACCAACTCAGCGACCTTGGGGTCTATTCTGAGCAAATTTTGAAGGCTGCACAGCAGAATTCTAGTATTCCACCTGCTGGACACGAGACCGCTGACAAACAGTTAAAAATGTCACGTAGTAAAGAGAAAGACAAACCGATGACAACACAGGGTAAAGCTGACCAACAAGTAAGTGTTGCGGTTGGCAACCCGGAGGTTAGTACAGCCAAGAGTGTTGAATCAACTTCTGGCAGCTATAGGATGTCTTCTTGGAGAAAGTTTCCAACTGCTGAGAAAAAGCGAAAAGATCAAGATGCTGCAGATACCCCCCCATCCAAAGGTGAAATGGACAACTTGCAAGTCAATGCTGAAAATTTGGATACTTCCTCTTGTCATCCTGACAATTCACAATCATCATCAAGAACGCGAAAGATTTCTTGGGGATTCTGGGGAGACCACCATACTCTTGCATACGGGGATTCAATGATATGCAGGATTTGTGAGGTTGAAATACCGATTGTACATGTGGAGGAGCATTCAAGAATATGCACAATTGCGGATAGATGTGATTTGAAAGGTTTAACTGTAAACGAGCGTCTTGAAAGAGTTTGTGAAACCATTGAAAGGATAATGGAATCCTGGACACCAAAAAGCACACCCAAAAGCACTGATACTCCTGGAGAAAGCTTTGACCTTGCCTCTTCAAATGTGCTTGAAGAGTTCAATGATTTATCTCTAGAGAAAAATAACCTGACACTTAGATGCTCTGAAGACATTCTCGACTCTACTACAGATCCTGACAATACTTTTCTCATGGACGATCTGAACCTTTCACCCAGAACATCATGCGAGGCTCGCATCTGCGTAAAACCTGATCATGGAACAAAGGTATCTTCAGCTGGGAGCTTGACACCGAGATCACCATTGGTAACACCACGAACCACTCAGGTGGAAATGTTACTAAGTGGACGGAGAACATTGTCTGAACTTGAAAGTTGTGAACAG ATAAGCAAGCTAGTTGAAATAGCCCGTGCTGTCGCAAATGTGAACAACTGTGACTATAGTGCTCTGGAGTATATGCTTGATCGCTTAGAAGACCTGAAATATGCCATTCAAGACAGAAAAGTGGATGCCCTTATTGTGGAGACTTTTGGACGACGAATAGAGAAACTTTTGCA GGAGAAATATATATCCCTTTGTGGGCAGATAGAAGATGAAAAGGTGGACTCATCAACTAGCGTAGCTGATGAAGAGAGTTCAGTGGAAGATGATGCAGTTCGTAGCCTACGTGCTAGCCCTATTAATACTTGTTCCAAGGACCGAACCTCTATTGAAGACTTTGAAATAATAAAACCCATAAGTAGGGGTGCATTTGGACGAGTTTTTCTTACCCGAAAAAGAGCAACCGGTGATTTATTTGCTATAAAG GTTCTGAAAAAGGCAGATATGATCCGCAAAAATGCAGTTCAAAGTATTTTGGCAGAGAGAGACATACTTATATCAGTTCGAAATCCTTTTGTG GTTCGGTTTTTCTACTCCTTCACATGTCGGGAAAATCTTTATCTAGTTATGGAATATTTGAATGGTGGAGATCTTTATTCGATGTTGAGAAATCTAGGCTGCTTAGATGAAAACATGACTCGAGTATATATTGCAGAAGTT GTTCTTGCATTGGAGTATTTGCATTCCTTAAACGTGATTCACAGAGACCTGAAGCCAGATAACTTACTGATTGGTCAAGATGGCCATATTAAG TTGACAGATTTCGGGCTCTCAAAGGTTGGTCTTATCAACAGCACAGATGATTTATCAGCGCCATCATTTTCGGCCATCCTAGAAGACAACGATAAACCAAAACCTAGACATTCTTCAAAACGGGAAGATCGTCAAAGACAATCAGTGGTTGGCACTCCGGATTACCTGGCACCTGAAATACTACTTGGCATGGGACATG GTGCAACTGCTGATTGGTGGTCTGTGGGTGTCATAATGTATGAGCTTCTTGTGGGTATTCCACCATTTAATGCTGAACATCCACAG CAAATTTTTGATAACATAATTAACAGAGACATACAATGGCCCAAGATTCCTGATGAGATGAGCTTTGAAGCATATGATTTGATAAATAA ATTATTGAACGAAAACCCAGTCCAAAGATTAGGCGCGACAGGGGCTACGGAA GTTAAACGCCACGCCTTCTTCAAAGATACTAATTGGGATACACTAGCAAGGCAGAAG GCTATGTTTATTCCATCGGCTGAAGCTCTTGATACAAGTTATTTTATGAGCCGGTACATTTGGAATCCCGAGGACGAACACTGTCTCGGAGGTAGTGATTTTGATGAGATTAGTGGTTCCGGCAGCAGTGGTTCCGGCAGCGCTGTGTTAGATGAAGAT GGTGATGAGTGTGGTAGTTTAGCAGAGTTCGGTGCTCCACCTCTTGAAGTGCAGTTCTCGTTTAGTAATTTCTCATTTAAG AACTTGTCTCAGCTGGCTTCTATCAATTACGATTTGGTGATTAAGAACTCCACCAGGGAATCAACTCAATGA
- the LOC114168684 gene encoding signal recognition particle 14 kDa protein — MVLLPLDPFLNELTSMFERSTEKGSVWVTLKRSCLKSKLQKDKLETAGETIEYRCLIRATDGKKTISTSVGQKDHQRFQASYATILKAHMTALKKRERKDKKKPAEANKREGSSKRSKKS, encoded by the exons GTTCTTCTGCCGCTAGATCCGTTTCTCAATGAGCTCACCAGCATGTTTGAACGCAGCACCGAGAAGGGCTCCGTTTGGGTTACTCTTAAACGAT CTTGTTTGAAATCTAAGCTGCAAAAGGATAAACTGGAGACTGCTGGGGAAACAATTGAGTATAGATGCCTTATACGTGCCACTGATGGGAAAAAGACAATATCTACTTCG GTTGGACAGAAGGATCACCAACGCTTTCAAGCTTCTTATGCAACTATATTGAAGGCCCACATGACTGCTCtaaagaagagagaaaggaaaGACAAGAAGAAGCCTGCAGAGGCTAATAAAAGAGAAGGGAGTTCGAAGAGATCGAAGAAGTCTTAA